Within Quercus lobata isolate SW786 chromosome 5, ValleyOak3.0 Primary Assembly, whole genome shotgun sequence, the genomic segment cgccatgtggagtgcgctgttgggtgcttttgacattaAATACATGCCTAGGTCTTCTATCAAGGGTCAAGTCCTCGCAGATTTAGTCGCAGAATTCGCTGAACcctctatagaaacaataaTCGACAAggaaaacatggatggaaaatccgTTGGCACAATCTCAACATGGGAGACTTTGTGCTGGAAagtctacgtggatggcgcgGCCAACCAAAGAGGATCTGGaattgggatagttttaatatcgccTGAAGGCATTGCCATTGAGAAATCACTAAGATTTgggttctcggctacgaacaacgAGGCTGagtacgaagccttacttcaagggatgatgATGGTTCAAAAATTGGGTGGAAAGGCAAtggaagcgttctcggactTCAAATTGGTCGTGGGCCAGGTGATGGGTGAGTTAGAAGCTAGAGATGCCCGAATACAGGAATATCTCAGCCGGGTCAAACGTCTGCAGTCAGACTTTGAATCCTTTAACCTGACGCATGTTCCGAGGAGCGAGAACACACATGCAGACTCCCTAGCCACTCTAGCCACATCTTCTGCACATAACCTGCCCAGGACAATCCTTGTTGAGGATTTATGCCAGACAAGCTCCACTAGAGGAAAGAAAGCTCAGGTCCATCAGGTTAAAAAGAGTCCAagttggatggatcctatagTGAACTTCCTAAAGGGCGATACACTACCAGAAGGGAAACtagaagccgagaagatacggagGAATACCCCTCGGTTCTGGTTATCGAAAGACCACAAACTATACCGGCGCTCCTATTCGGGGCCATACCTATTATGTATACACCCAGAAAAATCGGAGTCCTTGCTTGAAGAGTTAcatgaggggatttgtggaagtcacatcGGAGGAAGATCGCTAgcgcacagggcacttacccaaggATATTGGTAGCCGAACATGCAAAGGGAAGCCCAAGAATATGCaaagaagtgtgatcagtgccagagattcgccccaaatatccaccaacccggagaaGTCCTTAACCCTCTCTCCAGCCCCTGGCCGTTTGCTCagtggggtcttgatattgtcggtcCTTTCCCCAAAGCGGCAGGAAATAAgtgatacataatagtcggaactgattatttcaccaagtgggtggaggctgaacctttgACCAACGTCAGGGAtgtggatgccaagaaattcatttggaaaaacattattACACGCTTCGGAACTCTACACACACTCATCTCGGACAACGGGctccaatttgatagtaagaACTTCAGGGAGTACTGCTGCGAGTTTGGGATCATTAACCGGTATTCCACTCCTGCTTACCCTCAAGGAAATGGGTAAGCCGAGGCCgtgaacaaagtcatagtaAGCGGTCTGaaaaagagattggatgatgcaaaggggAGATGAGTGGAAGAGCTCCTGCATGTTTTATGGACCTATCGAACGACGCCGCGGCGGTCAACGGGTGAAactcccttttcaatgacttatggagccGAGGCCGTACTCCCAATCGAGAATAGCTTCCCTACCTTGAAGTCTAACGCCTTCACCCCAGACAATAATGACGAGCTATTGGGGAGAAGTCTAGATTTAGCCGAGGAAAAAAGGGAGAAAGCGATGATCCATATGGCCTGCTATCACCAGAAGCTAAAGCAGGGATACGACGTTAACGTAAGGCTGCGACCTTTGAGTCCAGGTGACCTTGTGATGAGAAAGATTCTCGGCAGTGCTAAAAACCCTTCCTGGGGTAAGCTGGGACCAACttgggaaggaccgtaccgCATCACCtccgtggccggaataggtGCTTATTACCTAGAAGACCTAGATGGAAAAACTGTACCTCACCCATGGAATATAAATAatctaagaagatattattattaataaaagtagcTCTGTCTATGCTTTGTTCAACGATCAACGCACACCCGTTAGTCCAGTtgcatctatacaagttttaaacagaacctaagtcctgcatggctcctcggaccacagacttaggggaaattaacaacttatggcatctatctaagttttaaacagaacctaagtcctgcatggctcctcggaccacagacttaggtgaaattaacaacttatggcatctatccaagttttaaacagaactcaagtcctgcatggctcctcggaccacagacttaggggaaattaacaacttatggcatctatacaagttttaaacagaacctaagtcctgcatggctcctcggaccacagacttaggggaaattaacaacttatgacatctatccaagttttaaacagaacctaagtcctacatggctccttggaccacagacttaggggaaattaacaatttatggcatctatccaagttttaaacagaacctaagtcctgcatggctcctcggaccacagacttaggggaaattaacaacttatggcatctatccaagttttaaacagaacctaaattctgcatggctcctcggaccacagacttaggggaaattaacaacttatggcatcaatccaagttttaaacagaatctaagtcctgcatAGCTCATCGGACCACagatttaggggaaattaataacttatggcatctatccaagttttaaacagaacctaagtcctgcatggctcctcggatcacagacttagggaaaattaacaacttatgacatctatccaagttttaaacagaacctaagtcctgcatggctcctcaaaccacagacttaggggaaattaacaacttagaGCTCTTGTGCAGTTTCAAGGTACATGCGTAATTTAGTATAATTACGACTATCGTTCAAATTCGCCGCACGGCATCCCCTTTTTCTTAttagtttatatttgtttatatcgTTGCGAACGTTAAAAAAAGGAATAGTGTTACTGATCATCCGAAGAGAATAAAGagaacattctatattaatattccgaggtcaatacaaagagaggtctttacaaaagaacaaaaataagacaactctcattcaaaaaaaaaaaaagagtacaataattaaaaacctaaaatctaagcctcagcaggaggatTCTCTTTCTGCTTTGGCTGAGGTGGAACCTCGGAGATGGACTCCTTTGTAGGATTCTTGGCTTTATCAAGCACAGGGATGGCATCAGGAATAGCCACGGCCTGCTCAGAAGCTTCAGGAGCACcatcaggattctctcggatctccgGCGGAAAAAAGACCTTCTCGGGTAACCTCAGCGTCGAGTCTGCAGGAAttcctgcagcatcaagggcatgagcccatgagatgctacAATACTCCCTGCATACCTCTGGAATCTCCTCAGAGAGCCTGGCTTCAGTCTCCTCTGCCCCAAGCTTATAAGAGGCCTTCTTCTCAGCCTCGGCTGCTTCCCGAGCTAGCTGAACCTCTTCTTTGGCCCGCCGGACCTCCTCCTCAGCTTTTTGTAACGTGGCCCTTAGATCCAGCACTATTTGCTTTTCAGTGGTCAGGCTGGTCTCGGTTACGTACAATTGTTGGCGCTAGTCCTCCGCTTGGGTTTCAGCATTCTTCAAGCCGGCCTCAGCACTTCGGCGCTTTTTCTCCGCCTCTTTGAATTTCTCCGCAAGTTCAAAGTTCTCTTGCTTGAGGGACCCCACAGTTTTCTCCACCTCTGTCCAAGATTAAGCCTCAGCTTCAACTAAACTGCGGTTGCTGCGGCAGAACTCCTCAGCCACAAACACCTGCTAAGTGATctgccaacaaaacaaaaattgtctTAGAATGCAACAATGTTTAATGATTTAACGAAAGGGTAGAAGAGTGACTTACCATTGTAAggtcccttttaagggatagaaagagctcgggctgagagaacctCCTGCaggcctccatatcccgagggaGGAGTACTGGCTGCTCCAAAGCCTCAGCTATGTACCCTGCTCGGCCCCTGTTGTATTCTCGGACCGATGCAGTATAAGGGATAgcaaccccatccagctccagcTTTGGGCCCCAAATGCGCGGTTGAGCACGCACTTCAGCTCGGTTCTCCTTCTCTCGACtctccacggaggaatcccttttattcttttgccCCCGGGTGATTTTTTGATGCTTGCCCTAGCGGGGCACCACCTCGCCTTCCTCAGGGATTTCAGccgaccttttcttttttaggtccGGGTTGACCTTGAGGCCCAGGTCAGAAGGAACCTGAGGAGCAACGGGAGGGAGGTCCTGGGTCTGCGACTGAGTAGGCACCTTCGAAGATtgacctttccctcgggaggacATCAACTCACGTAAGGTTTTTCCTTTACCAGCCATATTGTTTACTTCCTCGTCTGAAGAGTCGTCTGAGCAGGCTATAATAATCGAAGCGCCGACCACGGAGTTTCGATCCTGCTCTCCTTCAGGGTCCGAGAGTTCAATCAAGGGGGCTTTATGAACCTCCTCTTCAAAGtagaactcgtctatctcctcctcaagagaaagacgagatgattcggtCTCTCCTTCAACTGGCGCAGCAACTTCAAGGTTGTCTGGCGGGAGCAATTGCTCAGCTGGTGGAGGATCCCGAACACCAGGTAACACGACTGGCTCGAGATCTTCTCGAGCCAGGAACTTGGGCTTGGatacgtcaatcctagccaaccttgGACTACCAGCTCTTATGGCGTGGCCAATGGCTTGGAAGGAACGGGTTAGTGGTTGGTAGCCCAAAACTAAATGACACGCACGTAGCTGCCCGTCCTCGGCAACGTAGATTCTTGACCTTAGAAGATAGTTCAAGGCCTAAACGTTCACGTGGCTCAGCCTGGGAGCAACCAGAGCTCTATCTGCAATACAGCCGAGAATGAGATTAgagttaaaatacaaaatttatgacTCAAGCAAAAAAGGGAGTGAATCCGAAGAGCTAAACCCCCTCTCTAAAGGATTGGCCCTAAAGGCGCCGCACCTGGaattcctgcccgagttggacaatgaaaacCATCGCTCCATTCTCTTGAGGCAATGAGGAAGTCATCCTTCATAATTTTATTGGATATGGGGAGGCAAGAGATTAGCCTAACCACCTCGGATCGAGATTTAAGGTAATACCCTCCCTTCTCGTGgtagtggcactcgtacatgtgaACCACATCATGCCAGGTCAGGCCTAGACCCATTCGCTCGTTCAAGACATCTATGCAGCCTAATACCCTGAACATGTTTAGAGCGCACTGGTGTGGTGTCAACCTATGGTGGAACAAGTAGTCccgggtaatcctacgcatgggaagtgtcattcctccttgtataaaggcaatcataggAATGACCACTTCACCCACGTCTCTATCTAGCAATACTCCTTCTGGGGGACAGTACCGCAGAACCACCCCCTGCGGGatgtggtattttgccctaaaagcCTCCATGGCAGCCGGAGTGTCTACTAGGTctttgaatctacccatctaagctGAACGGGAGGGACGGAAATAAAAACCGAGGAGAAAAGTGAAATCCGAGGAGAAATTCGAAACAACGAAACGAGCGGAACTTACGGGTATCTTCACAAACAACCAGTGAGATGCTCAAAAATCTCTTTTAGGAAGGACGCTTCGCGAAAACGATTATGGAAATTTGAAGAACGGAAGTGCTCGTAGATTTCTAGGcgctggagttctctggagttCTCTGGACTTCTGATATGcaggtaaaaaaagaaaagatgagccTCTCTGGCACTTTATatagcaagagagagagagagagagaaccactCCCGCTCAAGAATTCGAGGAAAAATGCTGGCCATCAGATCCACGCCTCGCCGTTGGATGAAGGGACATAAAGCTACTTGGAGTAAATGGctgcgcctcgtaaattgtagcgcgttaAAAGCAACTGCCCGCACGCGCAAACCAAGATCTCATTAGTTCCATCATTTGTAAATGTCAAAACCCtgtttttctcctcggaaggagatcaAAAATcagagttttgaggggctattgtggggaccggcccagaataatAGGCTGGCTAGGCCctgggcccgtccgaggaccCATCTGTCCGAGGAGACGTCGTGGCCTAGAATCCCTATCTAGGCCCGCGGGGGTAAAGAGAACACGTCCGAGAAGTCATTCCTCCTTGGACATTCCAAAATCCGGATCAAAGGTGCATCCCAGCTACTGTAGTCTCCCTTCCAAGcacgtaaaaagaaaggaaacccaaaatatctcagcaaaggctgccaccaccacattaaatgcaccataactactctcctggccgcattaatgaaaagaagacccctgaacaatgCCACTttggtcactgcaactcacaaataactgataagggtgtctgatgtgacaggtgctcaagtgggggtttggatgatcaacaagtgtaaagcccagatgatagAAGAATgtctatataatatgtaaaagtccccCAAAAGAAGGGGACGAGAAAAAACAGAAGGAGAGAGGGAGGAAAGAACATTGTAGAGGTTTTATTTGCATGAATCTGGGCCCGTTAATCAAGTTGGAGACCATATCATCTGAGAAGGATCTCTCTTCACTGTTACCTCCTTTTGTTCTGGTTTCTGTGTCTCCTGAGTCCATGCAACAAACCGAATAAGCCAATTGGAACCAAGTTCTTTAGCCCATTCTCTACagaaattcattgtgtgggactttTTTGGCCAAGGCTTGACCAACAAGGATCGGGTCAactaaaatcgtgtccctacaatatcagtttgagatttatatatgtttgtcCTCTAACGTTGGGTTAAGATAGTTTGAccctggttaattaatttaattacccaaattgattaattaggttaaattgcATGCAAATCATAGAGGCACcaataaatcaccaattaaactaaatgcaacagaaattaaattgacacagtaatttgttaacaaatgaggaaaacctctcgtaaggcaaaaaccccatcaggTAATTTTAAGGACACCACTCCCAATAATCTACAAATTAACAAttaagcagttacaagtataaagaATTTTACCACTACTCTGGTCTATCCTGAAATActaacctacaattgaacctttACTCCAAAACCCAATTGGATTTGATCTTGTAGTAGTCTTTTTTCCATTGTtacacaaatctccaatctgtgactaactCATTTGtacggatcccaatacgtgactaacgctagcaacttgaatgattgttgttggctgcaaagttcttcatttcatcaacaatgaagatcatgaGGCGTTTGGTTACAAATCCCTATGGCGTACAAACATAGGAGCTTCtcatagagaaaaataaactcttGGTCTTTGTATCTGTATGTGACAGCtcttaaaataagtcttatatatgtttagggatatgagaaaagaaaccttaaacaaatatatcaacATGAGCCAAAATTCAGATATGGAAATTCTGAATTCTTAAAGCTCAATAGATCGAGCTTGTATCAAGCTATCCATTAAATTTCAATAGCAGCTTTCTATCGAGTTATCTGTCAAGTTTCAGTATaacagtttttcttcacttgtttcttagatcaatctttatgtttttaatacaAACATTTGATATGTATcaaacccaacttagatctactcaatttacaaataaaatgcgttttgtcaaaagattaaccaattacataaaaaatatgaccctaacatcTAATATTACGCATTTGTGGATTGCTAATACATGCACAAATTTGTTTACTTTTATAAGCACTTTTTATAGTGCAATCTCTGAGGAAGTTGGATTGTTATTTCGACATGTTTTTCATTGTTATAAAAACACAACATCATAGGtattaatcaattgttttttgGCCATGTGGGAGGAGAGGAGAAGAGGGAATTTGCAATTTGttgcctttctcttttttcctcctcttcttcCCCTATGTTATTTTCTCTCTGTCGTTATGCACTACTAACCAAAGatatattgaaattgaaatccATAATGGACCACTTATATTGTGCCAAAATTGGGTGCATAAACTTGCCATAAATTTACAATCAACCACAACTTTCAAAATAGGTTTACTGAAGACATTTTACTAAACCCAAATACAGCAAACAAATTATTTATGAGGCATAGCAATACTAATCTGTATATGTGCTGCCACTGCTACATTCAAGAAGTATGCAAAATACACCAAAGAAAAATTTGGAGCCCAATAGTAAGGTCAAACCTTGTTGCTAACTGGAAGGTTTATGCACGTCTAAGATCTGCTGCAAATGACAAAATGAGATTTCAGATTTCATCATGTTGAACACCAATGCTATTCATTTTACTCAAtatcaaaacaaattattaCCCTTTCAAAAGGCATCAGAAAGCAACATGCTTGACAAACTAAAAATACACAAAAGTAATTACAGTAAAcataaatttttcaatttccccATTCTTGCAGCAAAGAATAAGGCATCACATAACTTCAAAAACATATTTCAAAACCTTtacttttaaaactatttatggtaaaaaataaaaaattaaaaacttaaattaaagagaataattgaaagacataataatataaGATGATCCTTCGCAAAACAAACCCTTCTCTATTTAATATTAGTTAGATAAAGGGAGTAATCAAATCAATGTACGTGCTCGATTCTTCAGTGTTAGCTGTCCTAACAACAAAAACTGATGCTATTGAAAGATTTGCAAGATTAAGTAAAAAGAATGGTTAGGAAAAGTAGgagactctctctctcatctgtAAGAGCACTCTCTCCTCTCCCTTCTGGAAGAGACCTCAGCTCCCCTTCTTGGGGTTCCTCACCTTCTCAAAAATTACTCTTCAAACACTCGTTTTCTCAATGGAGCAAGAAGTTATTAATGAGTTACAGCACCTTTGCCTCACCaaggaggaagaagaggaaattCCAGTTTCCACACAAATCCGGGAAGACCTCTTAGAAGAATGTTCATTAAGCTTGTTTGGAAAACTACTACCAGAAAGGCAGCAAAACATAAGAGCTCTGAAAAGCACATTAAAAGCAGCTTGGAAGATGGGATCGGAACTGAGAATAGTGGAAGTAGGAAGTAACATTTTACAATTTAAGTTTGGCTCAAGCTATCAGAGAGATTGGGTTGAAAACAGTGGGCCATGGAATTTTGAGAATAATTTGCTGCTTCTCTGTAGATGGAAGAAAGGCCTCACTGTCGCAAACATGGTTTTTACCCATTCTCCATTCTGGGTCCAGTTATGGGGCTTACCATTTGAGCTCATGTCGGAGGAAGTGGGTCAGGATATTGGGAGGAGTTTGGGACGCTTGATTGAAGTAGATAGAAGAGCATGCCAAACAGAACAAGCCAAGTTTATGCGGGTTCGGGTGGATCTTCCAATTGAAAAGCCGCTTAGAAGAGGAGGGCATGTAGTAAGCAAAGATGGTGGAAAGTTTTGGGTTCACTTTAGATACGAAAGACTACCCACGTTCTGCTACCTGTGTGGAAAGTTAGGCCATGATGAGAAGCATTGCCAGGTATGTGCAGGTCAGCAAAACAACCCAAGGCAATACGGTGAGTGGTTAAAAGCGAGTGGTGCTGTTAAGGGTGGAAATGTGAAGtcaaagaatttttttggcAGCAATATCAACTCAGGAAACAGAGGAAATGATGATAGAGAGAACAATGTTGCTGAGAACTTGCTGCGGTTTTCGCCGACGGACCAAAGGGGAGGAAGCTCCAATGGCGGTTgctttcaaaattcaaaaacagcAAACAAGTCACCTCAAAGTCAGGGCTGTGGCGTGTCAAATACTCAGGCTTGGCAGTCGGCAGAAGTCAGGTATGGAAGCGACATGAAGGAAGCGGATATGAAGGATTTGGGACAAAAAGATGGGTCACGTGATGAGAATCCCATTCCAACTCAATCAGACGAACCTGATCTAGTTACACGGTCAGGCGAAAGTAGTATTTTATTAAGCAAGTGTCAGCCCACTTCAAATGTTGAACATTTGAATCAAGCCACCAGCCCATATAAGCCTATGATTTGGGCCCAAACGCAAGAAGCAATTGCTAACAAAGAGGCAGCCCAAGATGTCATTAAAAGCCAAAAAGGAAAGGGCCGGATTAAGAAGATTGCAAGGGAAAAAGGGCAGGCCAAAAATAAGGAGAAACAAGTTAACAGCCCAAGGTTAGGCTCAAAACGCCAACTTGCTCAGCTCCTTtcagaagtagaagaagaaaattttcccAGGAAAAGAAAGTGTGAAGGGTTCGAAGGCGATGCTCATGGTGTTCTTGAAGAATCTGAATTACCGGCGGTGGCTGCAATGCAGCGCCGCCGGGAGCCATGAATTCCCTCGGTtggaactgccgggggcttgggaacccccgGTCAGTTCGAGCACTGCACAATCTGGTGCAGTATTGGGCTCCCAAATTAGTCTTCCTCTCAGAGACTAAGGTAAGGAAAAAACGTATGGAAAGAATTAAGGAAAGAATTGGGTTTGCAAATGGGCTTTTTGTTCCCTGTCATGGTCGTAGTGGGGGTCTGGCTCTCCTGTGGACAAGAGAAACTGATCTGGAGATTAAGAGCTTTAGCAATCACCACATTGATGCTGTCATTACAGAGGAGAATTCGAATTTTAAATGGAGATTTACTGGCTTCTATGGCCACCCCCAAACTCACTTGAGGCAGAAATCTTGGGATTTGCTTGATTTCCTGCAGGGTCAATCTCAGCTCCCGTGGTTTTGTTTTGGAGACTTCAATGAAATTCTATCAATGGAAGAAAAGACAGGAGGGGCTATAAGATCACAGGGTCAGATGGATAAATTCCGTGAGGTGGTTAATGTTTGTGGCTTCAAAGATTTGGGCTATATGGGACCGGACTTCACATGGTGTAACATGCAAACTGGTGATAGCAGGGTTTATCTGAGGTTGGATAGAGCTTTTGCAACATGTGACTGGATTAACAAGTTTGGTGAAGTAAGAGTTAATCACCTGGTAGACTCAACTTCAGATCACTGTGCTTTATATGTTGTGGACCCTAAAGCTCCAAAACGGTCCCGTACTCGTCGTTTCCATTTTGAGGCTATGTGGACTAAAAAGGAAGAATGCAAAGACATCATCAAGGCTGCTTGGAGCAGTGCTAGTAATGTGAATACGGCTGAAGGTATGGCTGCGGCCTGAATGCCTGTGCCATGGATCTTAAGGCTTGGAGCTCTACTTTTTTCAGCCAAATTCCAAAGAAAATccaagagaaaaggaaaaggctTAGCAACCTGATTCAATCAGATAAGGATGGTATGCTGGGTGATGAGATAAATAAGGTGAGGAAAGAAATAAATGACCTGATTGATAGCGAAGAAATTTACTGATGTCAACGGTCGAAAGCTCACTAGCTCCGGAAGGGAGATAGGAATACGAAGTTCTTCCACGCTCGAGCTTCGGAAAGGAAGAAACAAAATACCATCTTTGGTTTATGggataaatttgataattggtGTGGAGACCAGAGTAGTATTGCCAATGCTGCTATATCCTATTTTGAGGAAATTTATTCTTCCTCTTTGCCGAATCAAATTGAGGCAGTAACTGATCTCATCCCAGCCAAGGTGACAGAAGAAATGAATATGGAACTGACCAGAGACTTCACCAGAGAAGAAGTATTGACAGCCCTCAAGCAGATTCACCCTACCAAATCTCCCGGCCCCGATGGTATGTCTGCtcttttcttccaaaaataCTGGAGCATTGTAGGCACTAATGTATCTAACTTAGTTTTGAATGTATTAAATTCTGGCATGTCTATCTCTGAAATTAATAGAACTAATATTGCCCTtgtgccaaaaataaaaaatcctcaaaGAATGACTGATTTTAGACCAATTAGCCTATGTAATGTAGTATATAAGCTTATTTCCAAAACTTTGGCTAATCGTCTTAAAGCTTTTCTTCCATACATTATTTCAGAGAATCAAAGTGCATTTGTAGCTAATAGACTCATCACTGACAATGTCTTGGTAGCTTATGAG encodes:
- the LOC115990959 gene encoding uncharacterized protein LOC115990959, translating into MNSLGWNCRGLGNPRSVRALHNLVQYWAPKLVFLSETKVRKKRMERIKERIGFANGLFVPCHGRSGGLALLWTRETDLEIKSFSNHHIDAVITEENSNFKWRFTGFYGHPQTHLRQKSWDLLDFLQGQSQLPWFCFGDFNEILSMEEKTGGAIRSQGQMDKFREVVNVCGFKDLGYMGPDFTWCNMQTGDSRVYLRLDRAFATCDWINKFGEVRVNHLVDSTSDHCALYVVDPKAPKRSRTRRFHFEAMWTKKEECKDIIKAAWSSASNVNTAEGMAAA